A section of the Prochlorococcus sp. MIT 1341 genome encodes:
- a CDS encoding phospholipid carrier-dependent glycosyltransferase, producing MNSNFRFWVFVTSIWVLSTIVDRVWWSHYAGLPSWDQADYLNSALDHGRALGLLPGGQWKGVAALLDLSPKIPPLASLVNGTVIALAGDSPSQAAWSLSLWHGMLLFGVALWGLRLSGQIVALLSVVFVAITPALLQLRLDYLLEMPLTAVMTLAISSLGSWWHPKTGEKWSQVFTAALLCLSAVMIKQSALLLLIPMFFYASWNIFTRSKTYRYQLFSGVLVVVIGVLPWLHHNWITTLGGTNRAVIESAAREGDPMLWTLENWIWYPRILPGQLGSAVLLVGVSGLVLLILRRQKSCRDLLPDKLFADDSYEWRWLICTLVGGWLLTSISPNKGDRYIAPLLPLLVLLLARGWMQWNIWLRSRWPIFFKGSFSYLLFASVFAVLPASWLSQKSRLSQRHEGPLEEIVIAAGGANPNLPPTTLIVVPSTPDLNQHNVSYFGRRTGGNLVGRQLGSSKDDIDLVLKYAQWLVLAEGDQGSVRDSALLLDRAVRASDVFVMVRSFPRGNGDSYSLWRRSPEAPSFPTFASTFPSLAIGLSQGLKGLEPVFSAVAVHHMLDGHFLYQDRVREIAVRKLAVNALDADAHWSLALLSVLANRPGQAAKHFAVLEKISPENPWPSIYQCVVTIANWNPWKAKAIANEAQKIHSNPLLFGIADLSSVLSGAVWRLPQLKRSLPKSIEVVEKSLSSSG from the coding sequence GTGAACAGTAATTTTCGATTTTGGGTTTTTGTAACATCCATATGGGTGCTGTCGACAATTGTTGATCGGGTTTGGTGGAGTCATTACGCAGGTCTTCCCTCTTGGGATCAGGCTGATTATTTAAATAGTGCTTTAGACCATGGTCGCGCTTTAGGTTTGTTACCAGGAGGTCAATGGAAGGGAGTGGCGGCTTTGTTGGATCTTTCTCCAAAAATTCCACCACTGGCTTCTCTTGTTAATGGAACCGTTATTGCACTCGCTGGAGATTCGCCCTCTCAAGCAGCGTGGAGTTTGAGTCTCTGGCACGGAATGCTTTTGTTTGGGGTGGCTTTGTGGGGATTGAGATTAAGTGGTCAGATTGTGGCTTTATTGTCTGTAGTTTTTGTAGCTATTACACCTGCTTTATTGCAGCTTCGTTTGGATTATCTACTTGAAATGCCTTTGACAGCTGTTATGACTCTTGCCATCTCTAGTTTGGGAAGTTGGTGGCATCCTAAAACTGGTGAAAAATGGTCTCAGGTATTCACTGCTGCTTTGTTATGCCTGTCTGCCGTGATGATTAAACAGAGTGCCTTATTGCTTCTCATACCAATGTTTTTTTATGCCAGTTGGAATATCTTTACCCGAAGTAAAACATATCGATATCAACTCTTTTCTGGTGTTCTAGTCGTTGTGATAGGAGTACTTCCATGGTTGCATCACAATTGGATTACAACTTTGGGTGGGACAAATCGTGCGGTAATTGAATCTGCAGCCCGAGAAGGGGATCCAATGTTGTGGACTTTGGAAAATTGGATTTGGTACCCTCGGATTTTGCCTGGACAATTAGGATCTGCTGTACTTCTTGTTGGAGTCAGTGGCCTGGTACTTTTGATTTTAAGGCGGCAAAAGAGTTGTAGGGATTTATTGCCAGACAAACTATTTGCTGATGATTCTTATGAATGGCGTTGGTTGATTTGTACATTGGTAGGGGGTTGGCTTTTGACAAGTATTAGTCCAAATAAAGGTGATAGGTATATAGCTCCCTTATTGCCACTATTAGTTCTTTTGTTAGCAAGAGGTTGGATGCAATGGAACATATGGTTAAGGTCTCGTTGGCCTATTTTTTTTAAAGGTTCTTTCTCTTACCTACTGTTTGCAAGTGTCTTCGCTGTTTTACCAGCTTCATGGCTCTCTCAGAAAAGTCGTCTTTCTCAGAGACATGAGGGACCTCTTGAAGAAATCGTCATTGCGGCAGGGGGAGCCAATCCAAACTTACCGCCAACTACTTTAATTGTTGTTCCAAGTACCCCTGATTTAAATCAACACAATGTGAGTTACTTTGGACGGAGAACAGGTGGAAATTTAGTTGGACGCCAACTCGGAAGTAGTAAAGACGATATAGATCTTGTTTTAAAATATGCACAGTGGTTGGTTCTTGCTGAGGGCGATCAGGGATCAGTACGTGACTCCGCGTTATTACTAGATCGTGCAGTGCGAGCAAGCGATGTATTTGTTATGGTTCGTTCCTTCCCTCGCGGCAATGGGGATAGTTATTCCCTTTGGCGTAGAAGTCCTGAAGCACCATCTTTTCCTACCTTCGCGTCAACATTTCCTTCATTGGCAATTGGCTTAAGCCAAGGACTTAAAGGACTTGAACCTGTTTTTAGTGCGGTAGCTGTTCATCATATGCTTGATGGACATTTTCTTTATCAGGATAGGGTTCGAGAAATTGCTGTTCGAAAATTGGCTGTGAATGCATTAGATGCTGATGCACACTGGTCACTTGCTCTATTGTCAGTTTTAGCTAATCGTCCTGGGCAGGCAGCAAAGCACTTCGCTGTTTTAGAGAAGATTAGTCCTGAAAATCCTTGGCCAAGTATTTATCAATGTGTCGTAACCATTGCTAATTGGAACCCATGGAAAGCCAAAGCAATAGCAAATGAAGCTCAAAAGATACATTCCAATCCATTGCTTTTTGGGATTGCTGATTTGAGTAGTGTGCTTAGTGGAGCCGTTTGGCGCTTGCCTCAATTAAAACGTTCTCTCCCAAAGAGTATTGAAGTGGTCGAGAAATCATTATCTTCGTCAGGTTAG
- a CDS encoding J domain-containing protein encodes MSQIKPDLVPDQDPYEILGVSPVASTVELKAAYRDLAKKYHPDAGGDVQKILQLNAAWEIIGDAENRRVFDRKHHNAESLHQRSARNARASTAAKEVKENTVELKGAVEDWLKDIYTPVDRLLGLIINPLPRELRALSADPYDDSLMDSFVGFLAKSRHRIEKVNTIYRSKPVPSYLKEFGLSLYQCLAQVEDGLSELERYTMGYVDGYLHDGREMLSEAKKRRSYLKGECRRLKNL; translated from the coding sequence ATGAGCCAGATCAAGCCTGACTTGGTACCTGACCAAGACCCATATGAGATTCTTGGAGTTAGTCCTGTTGCATCTACAGTTGAATTAAAAGCAGCATATCGAGATTTAGCGAAAAAATACCACCCTGATGCAGGTGGTGATGTTCAAAAGATCTTGCAATTAAATGCAGCCTGGGAAATCATTGGTGATGCAGAAAATCGACGAGTTTTTGATAGGAAGCATCACAATGCTGAATCACTTCATCAACGGAGTGCACGCAATGCTCGAGCGAGTACCGCTGCTAAAGAAGTAAAAGAGAATACAGTTGAGCTTAAAGGTGCTGTTGAGGATTGGTTGAAAGATATCTATACACCTGTTGACCGTCTTTTAGGTCTGATTATCAACCCTCTCCCCCGTGAGCTTCGTGCCCTTTCTGCGGATCCTTATGACGACTCATTAATGGATTCTTTTGTTGGATTTTTAGCAAAGAGTCGTCATAGGATTGAGAAGGTAAATACTATTTATAGGTCAAAACCTGTTCCTTCTTATTTGAAGGAATTTGGCTTGAGTCTCTACCAATGTCTTGCACAAGTTGAAGATGGCTTGTCCGAATTGGAACGCTACACAATGGGTTATGTTGATGGCTACCTTCATGATGGTAGAGAAATGCTTAGTGAAGCGAAGAAGCGACGTAGCTATCTCAAAGGAGAGTGTCGCCGCCTGAAAAATTTGTGA